Proteins from a genomic interval of Pseudomonas versuta:
- a CDS encoding YciK family oxidoreductase, whose protein sequence is MFDYSARPDLLQGRVILVTGAGRGIGAAAAKTYAAHGATVLLLGKTEANLSQVYDAIEAAGHPQPAVIPFNLETAQPHQYDELAAMIESEFGHLDGLLHNASIIGPRTPLEQLSGENFMRVMQVNVNAMFMLTSTLLPLLKLSQDASVIFTSSSVGRKGRAYWGAYGVSKFATEGLMQTLADEVDGVAAVRSNSINPGATRTSMRAMAYPGENPQNNPEPQAIMPVYLYLMGPDSTGVNGQAFNAQ, encoded by the coding sequence ATGTTTGATTATTCCGCCCGCCCCGACCTGCTTCAGGGCCGGGTGATTCTGGTTACCGGTGCTGGTCGCGGCATCGGCGCGGCAGCAGCCAAAACCTATGCAGCGCACGGCGCAACCGTACTGCTGCTGGGTAAAACCGAGGCCAATCTGAGCCAGGTATATGACGCAATAGAAGCCGCCGGTCACCCGCAACCTGCGGTTATTCCTTTCAATCTCGAAACCGCCCAGCCTCATCAATACGATGAACTGGCCGCCATGATCGAAAGCGAGTTCGGCCATCTTGACGGGCTATTGCACAATGCCTCGATCATTGGCCCGCGCACCCCTCTGGAGCAGCTGTCGGGGGAGAACTTCATGCGCGTCATGCAGGTGAACGTAAACGCCATGTTTATGCTCACCAGCACCCTGCTACCACTGCTTAAATTGTCGCAGGACGCCTCGGTCATTTTCACTTCCAGCAGCGTCGGGCGTAAAGGCCGCGCCTACTGGGGGGCTTACGGCGTATCGAAGTTTGCCACCGAAGGCCTGATGCAGACCCTGGCTGACGAAGTCGATGGCGTGGCTGCCGTACGCTCCAACAGCATCAACCCGGGAGCCACCCGCACCAGCATGCGCGCAATGGCATACCCGGGAGAGAACCCGCAAAACAATCCAGAGCCTCAAGCCATCATGCCGGTTTACCTGTACCTGATGGGGCCCGACAGCACTGGCGTAAACGGCCAGGCGTTCAACGCCCAATAA
- the mupP gene encoding N-acetylmuramic acid 6-phosphate phosphatase MupP: MRLRAVLFDMDGTLLDTAPDFIAICQAMRAERGLAPVADKLIRDEISGGARAMVAVTFGMDPEAPGFEALRLEFLERYQQDCAVHTKLFDGMEQLLSDIEKAHLVWGVVTNKPVRFAQPIMERLGLAERSAVLICPDHVSRSKPDPEPMILACKMLNLDPASVLFVGDDLRDIESGRDAGTKTAAVRFGYIHPDDNPDHWGADVVVDHPSELRKVLDNAVCSC, encoded by the coding sequence ATGCGCTTAAGAGCAGTTCTTTTTGACATGGACGGCACCCTGCTCGATACCGCTCCGGACTTTATCGCCATCTGCCAGGCCATGCGTGCAGAACGCGGCCTGGCACCCGTTGCAGACAAACTGATACGCGACGAGATCTCCGGGGGCGCACGCGCCATGGTTGCCGTAACGTTCGGCATGGACCCTGAAGCACCCGGGTTCGAAGCACTGCGCCTTGAGTTCCTCGAACGCTATCAGCAGGATTGTGCGGTACACACCAAGCTGTTTGATGGCATGGAACAACTGCTGAGCGATATTGAAAAAGCCCATCTGGTGTGGGGTGTGGTAACCAACAAGCCAGTACGCTTTGCTCAACCGATCATGGAACGGCTGGGCTTGGCAGAGCGCTCGGCAGTACTGATCTGCCCGGACCACGTGAGCCGCAGCAAACCCGACCCCGAACCCATGATTCTCGCCTGCAAAATGCTCAACCTTGACCCGGCCAGCGTTCTGTTTGTAGGTGATGACTTGCGCGACATAGAGTCTGGCCGCGATGCCGGCACCAAGACCGCCGCTGTACGCTTTGGCTACATCCACCCCGACGACAACCCCGACCACTGGGGCGCCGACGTCGTGGTCGATCACCCAAGCGAGTTGCGCAAAGTGCTGGATAACGCGGTGTGCAGCTGCTGA
- the ubiG gene encoding bifunctional 2-polyprenyl-6-hydroxyphenol methylase/3-demethylubiquinol 3-O-methyltransferase UbiG gives MSNVDHAEIAKFEALAHRWWDRESEFKPLHDINPLRLNWIDEHVQLAGKKVLDVGCGGGILSESMAQRGATVTGIDMGEAPLAVAKLHQLESGVNVEYRQITAEELSVEMPGQFDVVTCLEMLEHVPDPASVIRACYRMVKPGGQVFFSTINRNPKSYLFAIIGAEYIMKLIPRGTHDFKKFIRPSELGAWSRQAGLSVKDIIGLTYNPLTKHYKLAADVDVNYMIQTLREE, from the coding sequence GCCCATCGCTGGTGGGATCGTGAAAGCGAGTTCAAACCCCTGCACGACATCAACCCGCTGCGCCTCAACTGGATTGACGAGCACGTGCAACTGGCTGGCAAAAAAGTGCTCGATGTCGGTTGCGGTGGCGGCATTCTCAGCGAGTCCATGGCACAGCGCGGCGCAACCGTAACGGGCATTGACATGGGCGAAGCCCCGCTGGCCGTGGCCAAACTTCATCAGCTCGAATCCGGCGTGAATGTTGAATACCGCCAGATCACTGCCGAAGAACTGTCCGTCGAAATGCCCGGGCAGTTCGATGTTGTGACTTGCCTTGAAATGCTCGAGCACGTGCCTGATCCGGCATCGGTGATCCGCGCCTGCTACCGCATGGTCAAACCGGGCGGCCAGGTGTTCTTCTCGACCATCAACCGCAACCCGAAATCGTATCTGTTCGCGATTATCGGCGCGGAATACATCATGAAGCTGATCCCGCGCGGGACTCATGATTTCAAGAAATTCATCCGCCCTTCCGAACTGGGTGCCTGGAGCCGCCAGGCCGGCCTGAGCGTCAAGGACATCATTGGCCTGACCTACAACCCACTCACCAAGCACTACAAGCTGGCCGCCGATGTCGACGTCAACTACATGATCCAGACCCTACGCGAGGAGTAA